One genomic segment of Luteitalea sp. includes these proteins:
- a CDS encoding integration host factor subunit beta, with product MTKADLVEEVSRVSDLTKKHSEIIVDTVVKSVIDALHRGEKIELRGFGSFRLRRREPRRGRNPKTGDRVDVPPKKVPYFKPGKELKDLINRAPMDDATAAPLAASGDDSGG from the coding sequence ATGACGAAGGCGGACCTCGTCGAAGAAGTGTCCCGGGTGTCCGACCTCACGAAGAAGCACTCCGAAATCATCGTCGATACGGTGGTCAAGAGCGTCATCGATGCCTTGCACCGCGGCGAGAAGATCGAGCTCCGTGGGTTTGGCAGTTTTCGGCTGCGTCGACGTGAGCCGCGGCGCGGTCGCAATCCCAAGACAGGCGACCGGGTGGACGTGCCGCCCAAGAAAGTGCCGTACTTCAAGCCCGGTAAGGAGCTCAAGGATCTCATCAACCGCGCACCGATGGACGACGCGACGGCCGCGCCGCTCGCGGCGTCTGGCGACGACTCGGGTGGGTAG